The Paracoccus liaowanqingii genome window below encodes:
- the sciP gene encoding CtrA inhibitor SciP, which produces MFVKKTSGPRIVTLADGRILSVADLPPPDTRWVANRKQTVVLAVTHGLIAREEALRRYGLSDEEFDGWCRAVARHGTAGLKVASAQKYRQL; this is translated from the coding sequence ATGTTCGTGAAGAAGACATCCGGTCCGCGGATCGTGACCCTGGCGGACGGGCGCATCCTCTCGGTGGCGGACCTGCCGCCTCCGGACACGCGATGGGTCGCCAACCGCAAGCAGACGGTGGTCCTGGCCGTGACCCACGGGCTGATCGCGCGAGAGGAGGCGTTGCGCCGCTATGGCCTGTCCGACGAGGAATTCGACGGCTGGTGCAGGGCCGTTGCCCGGCACGGAACGGCGGGACTAAAGGTCGCATCGGCACAAAAATATAGACAACTTTAG
- the mnmA gene encoding tRNA 2-thiouridine(34) synthase MnmA has product MTLIATAPAPAPTAELNSLGFAKPPAQTRVVVAMSGGVDSSVVAAQLKAEGYDVIGVTLQLYDHGAALAKKGACCAGQDIHDARRVAERMGFPHYVLDYENKFRESVIDEFADAYLAGATPVPCIRCNERVKFRDLLQTARDLDADCMATGHYIQRKPGPHRAELHMAADPARDQSYFLFSTTQEQLDFLRFPLGHLVSKAETRALASTYGLGVADKPDSQDICFVPNGDYAAVIEKLRPGAADPGEIVDQQGHVLGRHRGVIHYTIGQRRGLGIGGGDPLYVLRLEPETRRVVVGPREALSTKTVAVTEVNWLGDQPFAGEIPCLVRIRSTRPPRPAVLRPLPGRRAEVELLDPEDGVSPGQACVFYEAQGTRVLGGGWISLRRRPAA; this is encoded by the coding sequence ATGACCCTGATCGCCACCGCCCCTGCGCCCGCCCCGACGGCGGAGCTGAACAGCCTGGGTTTCGCAAAGCCGCCCGCCCAGACGCGGGTCGTCGTGGCGATGTCGGGGGGCGTCGACAGTTCCGTCGTGGCGGCGCAGCTGAAGGCCGAGGGCTATGACGTCATCGGCGTCACGCTGCAGCTTTACGATCACGGCGCGGCGCTGGCCAAGAAAGGCGCCTGCTGCGCGGGCCAGGACATCCACGATGCGCGCCGCGTGGCCGAGCGCATGGGCTTTCCCCATTACGTGCTGGATTACGAGAACAAGTTCCGCGAATCGGTGATCGACGAATTCGCCGACGCCTATCTGGCGGGCGCGACACCGGTCCCCTGCATCCGCTGCAACGAGCGGGTCAAGTTCCGCGACCTGCTGCAGACGGCGCGCGATCTGGACGCCGACTGCATGGCGACGGGCCATTACATCCAGCGCAAGCCCGGCCCCCATCGGGCGGAACTGCACATGGCCGCCGACCCGGCCCGCGACCAGAGCTATTTCCTGTTCTCGACCACGCAGGAGCAGCTGGACTTCCTGCGCTTCCCCTTGGGCCATCTGGTCAGCAAGGCGGAAACCCGGGCCTTGGCAAGCACGTACGGCCTGGGCGTCGCGGACAAGCCCGACAGCCAGGACATCTGCTTCGTCCCCAATGGCGACTATGCCGCCGTGATCGAGAAGCTGCGCCCCGGCGCCGCCGATCCGGGCGAGATCGTCGACCAGCAGGGCCATGTGCTGGGCCGCCACCGGGGCGTGATCCACTACACGATCGGCCAGCGGCGGGGCCTGGGCATCGGCGGCGGCGATCCCCTGTATGTGCTGCGGCTGGAGCCCGAGACGCGCCGCGTCGTCGTCGGACCGCGCGAGGCGCTGTCGACGAAGACCGTCGCCGTGACCGAGGTGAACTGGCTGGGCGACCAGCCCTTCGCGGGCGAGATCCCCTGCCTGGTGCGCATCCGCTCGACCCGGCCGCCGCGCCCGGCGGTCCTGCGGCCCCTACCCGGCCGCCGCGCTGAGGTCGAGCTGCTGGACCCCGAGGACGGCGTCAGCCCCGGCCAGGCCTGCGTCTTCTACGAGGCCCAAGGCACCCGCGTGCTGGGCGGCGGCTGGATCAGCCTGCGTCGGCGGCCAGCTGCCTGA
- a CDS encoding SufE family protein, which produces MPTPAFEDIAQTFDFLDDWEERYRHLIELGRAMPPLDPAFQVPATKVDGCASQVWILPRLEEDRFDFQGESDAMIVRGLIAVLHALYAGLPPDQVGQVDAQAALARLGLDEHLSAQRSNGVRAMIGRIRQLAADAG; this is translated from the coding sequence ATGCCCACCCCCGCCTTCGAGGATATCGCCCAGACCTTCGACTTTCTGGATGACTGGGAAGAGCGGTATCGCCACCTGATCGAGCTGGGCCGCGCGATGCCGCCGCTGGACCCGGCCTTCCAGGTGCCCGCCACCAAGGTCGATGGCTGCGCCAGCCAGGTCTGGATCCTGCCCCGGCTGGAGGAGGACCGCTTCGACTTCCAGGGCGAAAGCGACGCGATGATCGTGCGCGGGCTGATCGCGGTGCTGCATGCGCTCTATGCGGGGCTGCCGCCGGACCAGGTGGGGCAGGTCGACGCCCAGGCCGCGCTGGCGCGGTTGGGCCTGGACGAGCATCTGTCCGCGCAGCGCTCGAACGGGGTGCGCGCGATGATCGGCCGGATCAGGCAGCTGGCCGCCGACGCAGGCTGA
- the kdsA gene encoding 3-deoxy-8-phosphooctulonate synthase: protein MSHIVNIGDLRIGGANPISLILGPCQLESRDHARMMVEKIAEACAPTGTRFIFKASYDKANRSSLSGQRGLGVEKGLQILGDIKAEFGVPVLTDVHEAAHCAVAAEVCDVLQIPAFLCRQTDLLLAAGETGRAINVKKGQFLAPWDMVHVAAKLESTGNRNIMLCERGTSFGYNTLVTDFRGLPTMARTGWPVVFDATHSVQQPGGLGGSSGGQREFAPVLARAACAVGVSALFIETHEDPDRAPSDGPNMIPIEQMAALIADLRAFDALAKDRLAA from the coding sequence ATGTCCCATATCGTAAACATCGGCGATCTCCGCATCGGAGGCGCGAACCCCATCTCGCTGATCCTCGGGCCGTGCCAGCTGGAAAGCCGCGACCATGCCCGGATGATGGTCGAGAAGATCGCCGAAGCCTGCGCACCGACCGGCACCCGCTTCATCTTCAAGGCAAGCTACGACAAGGCCAACCGGTCCTCGCTCTCGGGCCAGCGCGGGCTTGGCGTGGAAAAGGGTCTGCAGATCCTGGGCGACATCAAGGCCGAGTTCGGCGTGCCGGTGTTGACCGACGTCCACGAGGCCGCCCACTGCGCCGTGGCCGCCGAGGTCTGCGACGTGCTGCAGATTCCGGCCTTCCTGTGCCGGCAGACCGATCTTCTGCTTGCGGCGGGGGAAACGGGACGGGCGATCAACGTCAAGAAGGGGCAGTTCCTGGCCCCCTGGGACATGGTGCATGTCGCGGCCAAGCTCGAATCGACCGGCAACCGCAACATCATGCTGTGCGAGCGCGGCACCTCGTTCGGATACAACACCCTGGTGACCGATTTCCGGGGTCTGCCCACGATGGCGCGGACCGGCTGGCCCGTGGTTTTCGACGCCACACATTCGGTGCAGCAGCCCGGCGGCCTGGGCGGCTCGTCGGGCGGCCAGCGGGAATTCGCACCGGTGCTTGCCCGTGCCGCCTGTGCGGTCGGTGTCTCGGCGCTGTTCATCGAGACCCACGAGGACCCCGACCGCGCGCCCTCGGACGGCCCCAACATGATCCCCATCGAGCAGATGGCGGCGCTGATCGCCGATCTGCGGGCCTTCGATGCCCTCGCCAAGGACCGGCTGGCGGCATGA
- a CDS encoding capsular polysaccharide export protein, LipB/KpsS family translates to MILEVPEAWFANPSDGDRHRMFYTSTLAALAELGLLIDPVWLPRGAERAPRPGADRSDLIISFHSYGDAAGNLLRCKESYIPPFYSLDPMGYACFSQLATQPELFQAAIAAKDQGAATRFRETLSQDLRRHNRSKYPQPDPVDAPEEAGYVFVPLQVLNDSVAKGAFLDPGEALLTVIRAASACGLRTVIKRHPRCTSARMASLLEDLSRRPQVAVSTRSIHRLIEGAALVVGANSGVLFEALVQGKPVVSYAASDFAPVTQQVRNHADLARAIAAPAPPDAGWRDRFLFWYLTDYCLRADDVPAIRRRIAAALDWTDAGHDATDLRRPGYQRGLYLYSLIDRIKRRLF, encoded by the coding sequence GTGATCCTGGAGGTTCCCGAAGCCTGGTTCGCCAATCCGAGCGATGGCGACCGGCACCGGATGTTCTATACCTCGACGCTGGCGGCTCTGGCGGAACTGGGGCTTCTGATCGACCCGGTCTGGCTGCCGCGGGGGGCCGAACGCGCGCCGCGCCCCGGCGCCGACCGGTCGGACCTGATCATCAGCTTCCACTCTTACGGCGATGCGGCGGGGAACCTGCTCCGCTGCAAGGAATCCTATATCCCGCCCTTCTACAGCCTCGACCCGATGGGCTATGCCTGCTTTTCGCAGCTTGCGACGCAGCCCGAGCTGTTCCAGGCGGCGATCGCCGCAAAAGATCAGGGGGCGGCGACCCGCTTCCGCGAGACCCTCTCGCAGGACCTTCGCCGTCACAACCGATCCAAATATCCCCAGCCCGATCCGGTGGACGCGCCCGAAGAGGCCGGCTACGTCTTCGTACCCCTGCAGGTGCTGAACGACTCGGTTGCAAAGGGGGCCTTCCTCGACCCGGGCGAGGCTCTGCTCACGGTGATCCGTGCCGCCTCCGCTTGCGGATTGCGCACCGTCATCAAGCGCCACCCACGCTGCACCAGCGCCCGCATGGCCAGCCTGCTGGAGGACCTGTCGCGTCGACCGCAGGTCGCCGTCTCGACCCGATCGATCCATCGCCTGATCGAGGGGGCGGCACTGGTGGTGGGTGCCAATTCCGGCGTCCTTTTCGAGGCTTTGGTCCAGGGCAAGCCGGTCGTCAGCTATGCGGCATCGGATTTCGCCCCGGTCACGCAGCAGGTGCGGAACCATGCCGATCTGGCCCGGGCCATTGCCGCACCCGCGCCGCCGGATGCAGGGTGGCGCGACCGCTTCCTGTTCTGGTATCTGACGGACTACTGTCTCCGCGCCGACGATGTCCCCGCCATCCGGCGCCGCATCGCGGCCGCGCTGGATTGGACCGATGCAGGGCATGATGCGACGGACCTGCGGCGCCCCGGCTATCAGCGCGGGCTTTACCTGTATTCGCTGATCGACCGCATCAAGCGGCGCCTCTTCTAG
- a CDS encoding glycosyltransferase encodes MTTTPKDSRKTLRGMPKATPVGGELHRQFLQLLDRSHPDGAEGAEADFRQSLWARRERPHRIGFQRSNLQTAFSANLSRVFPNLIAIDDPEIDGDAPVLMYGAVLDDLSKSHDSTKALLPHVRPTDSVTFFEMGFLASTTSWSEALASRSPQQACLGYIFDDRAQYYMSDYETRLDEKLNGDFELSPAERDRAERAMRRIVEAGISKYNSQPFYRPAVSPGYARRVLVVDQNFSDASTFYGRASETDFQAMLQAAIAENPDAEILVKTHPDLNWVKGGTRRGYFDRMTSSGRVRMVRDSVNPFELFDLVDKVYVGTSGMGLEALLAGKQVVCFGAPSYAGWGLTDDRTEVPHRHRRRDLAELFHAFYIWYTIYHLPEGPVPARIEDVLDFIEQHRPVRPIPRVVSAEPAISIIIPVHGVENYLAECLISIQKQTFQDFEVILIDDVSPDRSAEIAEGYAARDPRIRLIRRTENIGPGFARNQGVEVARGRYVLFIDPDDYMPDADHLGRIVTMADEDQADMVRYRKRREQVEDADGVLLQMRPDATEAFFPDEMRGVSVASHPQIAHSRHFWNWLYRRDFLARHDVRFLTTYREERAFLLQAYMADPRISICDSDGVVYRIRQDSAVRRAQTMTDVDDQLHNFDLVITHLQQHGALDPASPHAWLARFQVSQFMHYLYFGFAWKTAKAEKGTARFLDRLAATLERSDMGPRDLIPDPSQLSRPHLQAGAYGLLLAATRLQRADLIETALALEPIAAADLYAEYLRLPETPAQQHLQEALNVYARNERVAADPSPEAMATPATRPRLIIHLGATKTGSTALQHLLEDNRPALLRDGVWYPEVGLFWQLNRPHKQAGHSRFMAEAMKNGQSLRQHLLQGLALMPGRIHTIVLSSEAFFLSRNSAALATHFSGFDVEMVVYLRRQDEWANSQYAEFVAGGAINSTSQSFDKWLGTPETKTFLDYDKLIRSWEQLLPRQSIHVRRYLRQPGSDWEIVRDFASATGLAQITALPAPSRIKANEARLSGTHVELIRLFNKRKFPSKNAYLSFVETAASRLTEWRHANGLPMPAPWLLSEETADRIMDRAASGNGRIARDYFGLDAGSLFLPRAQPPAECPLHLSEFRIVETAYADAVQQQPKSKARRLANYGPLNWRLWSSIPLLAKAYRLRGRPDLANDLRSDPTAFARAHWTGRHPKLRWLAYSTAKPGGPRRILKTYLRGLAPLVRRG; translated from the coding sequence ATGACGACGACGCCGAAGGACAGCCGGAAGACCCTGCGCGGGATGCCCAAGGCGACCCCCGTGGGAGGAGAGCTTCACCGTCAGTTCCTGCAGCTGCTGGACCGATCCCATCCCGACGGGGCGGAAGGGGCAGAGGCCGATTTCCGTCAGTCGCTCTGGGCCCGTCGCGAACGGCCCCACCGGATCGGCTTTCAGCGCAGCAACCTGCAGACGGCGTTTTCGGCCAACCTGTCGCGCGTCTTCCCGAACCTGATCGCCATCGACGATCCCGAGATCGACGGCGATGCGCCGGTGCTGATGTACGGGGCGGTTCTGGATGACCTGTCCAAATCCCATGACAGCACCAAGGCCCTGCTGCCCCATGTCCGGCCGACCGATTCGGTCACGTTCTTCGAGATGGGCTTTCTCGCCTCGACCACCAGCTGGTCCGAAGCGCTGGCGTCGCGCAGCCCGCAGCAGGCCTGCCTGGGCTACATCTTCGACGACCGCGCGCAATACTACATGTCGGATTACGAAACCCGGCTGGACGAGAAGCTGAATGGCGATTTCGAACTGTCGCCGGCCGAACGCGACCGGGCCGAACGTGCCATGCGCCGGATCGTCGAGGCCGGCATCTCGAAATACAATTCCCAGCCCTTCTACCGGCCTGCCGTGTCGCCCGGCTATGCCCGCCGCGTGCTGGTCGTGGACCAGAACTTCTCGGATGCGTCGACCTTCTACGGGCGCGCCAGCGAGACGGACTTTCAGGCGATGCTGCAGGCAGCCATCGCCGAGAATCCCGATGCCGAGATCCTGGTCAAGACGCATCCCGACCTGAACTGGGTCAAGGGGGGCACCCGGCGGGGCTACTTCGACCGGATGACGTCCTCGGGGCGGGTGCGGATGGTCCGCGACAGCGTCAACCCGTTCGAACTGTTCGATCTGGTCGACAAGGTCTATGTCGGCACCTCCGGCATGGGGCTCGAGGCGCTTCTGGCTGGCAAGCAGGTGGTCTGCTTCGGTGCGCCGTCCTATGCGGGCTGGGGTCTGACGGATGACCGGACCGAGGTGCCTCACCGTCATCGCAGGCGCGATCTGGCCGAACTGTTCCACGCATTCTACATCTGGTACACGATCTATCACCTGCCCGAGGGTCCGGTGCCGGCCCGGATCGAGGATGTGCTGGACTTCATCGAGCAGCATCGCCCCGTCCGCCCTATCCCCAGGGTCGTTTCGGCCGAGCCGGCCATCTCGATCATCATTCCGGTCCACGGGGTCGAGAACTATCTGGCCGAATGCCTCATCTCGATTCAGAAGCAGACATTCCAGGATTTCGAGGTGATCCTGATCGATGATGTCAGCCCGGACCGCTCGGCCGAGATCGCCGAAGGCTACGCCGCGCGGGATCCGCGCATCCGGCTGATCCGGCGCACCGAGAATATCGGACCCGGCTTCGCCCGCAATCAGGGCGTGGAGGTTGCGCGCGGGCGCTATGTCCTGTTCATCGATCCCGACGACTACATGCCCGATGCCGACCATCTGGGGCGGATCGTGACCATGGCCGACGAGGACCAGGCCGACATGGTCCGCTATCGCAAGCGCCGCGAGCAGGTCGAGGATGCGGACGGCGTCCTGCTGCAGATGCGCCCGGATGCGACCGAAGCCTTCTTCCCGGACGAGATGCGCGGCGTCAGCGTGGCCAGCCATCCGCAGATCGCCCATTCCCGGCATTTCTGGAACTGGCTCTATCGCCGCGATTTCCTGGCCCGACATGACGTCCGCTTCCTGACCACCTATCGCGAGGAACGCGCCTTCCTGCTGCAGGCCTACATGGCGGATCCGCGGATCTCGATCTGCGACAGCGACGGCGTCGTCTACCGCATTCGTCAGGACAGCGCGGTCCGGCGCGCGCAGACCATGACGGATGTCGACGACCAGCTGCACAATTTCGATCTGGTCATCACCCATCTGCAGCAGCATGGCGCGCTGGACCCCGCCTCGCCGCATGCGTGGCTGGCCCGGTTCCAGGTCTCGCAGTTCATGCACTACCTGTATTTCGGCTTCGCCTGGAAAACGGCGAAGGCAGAGAAGGGGACGGCGCGGTTCCTCGACAGGCTGGCTGCCACGCTGGAGCGCAGCGACATGGGGCCGCGCGACCTGATCCCCGATCCCTCGCAGCTGTCGCGCCCGCATCTTCAGGCCGGCGCCTATGGTCTTCTTCTGGCGGCCACCCGACTGCAGCGGGCCGACCTGATCGAGACTGCCCTGGCCCTGGAGCCGATCGCCGCCGCCGATCTTTATGCCGAATATCTGCGTCTGCCCGAAACCCCTGCCCAGCAGCATCTGCAGGAGGCGCTGAACGTCTATGCCCGTAACGAGCGGGTCGCGGCGGACCCGTCGCCGGAGGCCATGGCAACCCCCGCGACGCGCCCGCGCCTGATCATCCATCTGGGGGCGACCAAGACCGGCAGCACCGCGCTGCAGCATCTGCTGGAGGACAATCGTCCCGCCCTGCTGCGCGACGGGGTCTGGTATCCCGAGGTCGGGCTGTTCTGGCAACTCAACCGGCCCCACAAGCAGGCCGGGCATTCCCGCTTCATGGCCGAAGCCATGAAGAACGGGCAGAGCCTGCGCCAGCATCTGCTGCAGGGGCTGGCGTTGATGCCGGGGCGGATCCATACGATCGTCCTGTCGTCGGAGGCCTTCTTCCTCAGCCGGAATTCCGCGGCACTGGCCACGCATTTCAGCGGTTTCGATGTCGAGATGGTCGTCTATCTGCGACGCCAGGACGAATGGGCCAATTCGCAATATGCCGAATTCGTGGCGGGCGGCGCCATCAATTCCACGTCGCAATCCTTTGACAAATGGCTGGGAACGCCCGAGACCAAGACATTCCTCGACTATGACAAGCTGATCCGCAGCTGGGAGCAGCTTCTGCCTCGACAGTCGATCCATGTGCGCCGCTATCTTCGCCAACCCGGATCGGACTGGGAGATCGTCCGGGATTTCGCAAGCGCGACGGGACTGGCGCAGATCACGGCTCTGCCGGCGCCGTCCCGCATCAAGGCCAACGAGGCGCGGCTCTCGGGCACCCATGTCGAGCTGATCCGCCTGTTCAACAAGCGGAAGTTTCCAAGCAAGAACGCCTATCTGAGCTTCGTCGAGACGGCAGCCTCGCGGCTGACCGAATGGCGGCACGCGAACGGCCTGCCCATGCCGGCCCCCTGGCTGCTGTCGGAAGAGACCGCCGACCGGATCATGGACAGGGCCGCCTCGGGGAACGGCCGGATCGCGCGGGACTATTTCGGCCTGGACGCCGGCAGCCTGTTCCTGCCGCGCGCGCAGCCGCCTGCCGAATGTCCGCTGCACCTGTCCGAGTTCCGCATCGTCGAGACCGCCTATGCCGATGCCGTCCAGCAACAGCCCAAATCGAAGGCGCGGCGCCTGGCCAATTACGGCCCCTTGAACTGGCGGCTGTGGTCCTCGATCCCGCTCCTGGCAAAGGCCTACCGCCTGCGCGGCAGACCGGATCTGGCCAATGACCTGCGCAGCGATCCGACCGCGTTTGCCCGCGCGCATTGGACGGGGCGCCATCCGAAGCTGCGGTGGCTGGCCTATTCGACCGCCAAACCGGGTGGTCCGCGCAGGATCCTGAAGACGTATCTACGCGGTCTGGCGCCGCTGGTGCGGCGCGGATAG
- a CDS encoding KpsF/GutQ family sugar-phosphate isomerase, which produces MSSELRAAHFPASFSATGTAARVLRQEGEALSRFAESLPVDFDAAVEKILATTGRIIVSGMGKSGHIGRKIAATLASTGTPSFFVHPAEASHGDLGMVTPSDICILISNSGETAELSDLIAHCARFSVTLIGISKRPDSTLMRAADLRLTLPDLPEVCSIGMAPTTSTTLTLGLGDALAVALMEARGFQSDEFHVFHPGGKLGARLSRVIQLMHGPAKLPLARIDTPMSEAILEMSAHGFGIVGVTDAAGRLHGVISDGDLRRNMVGLIERQAGQVCTRQPVTVTPETLAAEALAIMNAHKISALFAVDHDERPVGILHIHDCLRAGIA; this is translated from the coding sequence ATATCCTCGGAACTTAGGGCTGCCCATTTCCCTGCATCCTTCTCTGCGACGGGCACGGCCGCGCGCGTGCTGCGTCAGGAGGGTGAGGCGCTTAGTCGCTTCGCCGAATCCCTGCCCGTCGATTTCGACGCGGCCGTCGAGAAGATCCTGGCCACGACCGGCCGCATCATCGTGTCGGGTATGGGCAAGTCCGGCCATATCGGACGCAAGATCGCGGCGACGCTGGCCTCGACCGGGACGCCGTCCTTCTTCGTCCATCCGGCAGAGGCCAGCCATGGCGACCTTGGCATGGTCACGCCAAGCGACATCTGCATCCTGATCTCGAACTCGGGCGAAACGGCAGAGCTGTCGGACCTCATCGCCCATTGCGCCCGCTTCAGCGTGACCCTGATCGGGATCTCGAAGCGTCCGGACAGCACGCTGATGCGGGCCGCGGACCTGCGCCTGACCTTGCCCGACCTTCCCGAGGTCTGCTCGATCGGCATGGCGCCCACCACCTCGACCACCCTGACGCTTGGCCTGGGCGATGCGCTGGCCGTGGCGCTGATGGAGGCGCGGGGGTTCCAGTCCGACGAATTCCACGTCTTTCACCCCGGCGGCAAGCTGGGCGCAAGACTGTCGCGCGTCATCCAGCTGATGCACGGTCCGGCCAAGCTGCCGCTGGCCCGCATCGACACGCCGATGAGCGAGGCGATCCTGGAAATGAGCGCCCATGGCTTCGGCATCGTCGGCGTCACCGATGCCGCCGGCAGACTGCACGGCGTGATCTCGGATGGCGACCTGCGGCGCAACATGGTCGGGCTGATCGAACGTCAGGCCGGTCAGGTCTGCACCCGCCAGCCTGTGACCGTGACCCCGGAGACGCTTGCCGCCGAGGCGCTGGCGATCATGAACGCGCACAAGATCAGCGCGCTTTTCGCCGTGGATCACGACGAAAGGCCCGTGGGCATTCTGCATATCCACGATTGCCTGCGGGCCGGGATCGCCTGA
- the trhA gene encoding PAQR family membrane homeostasis protein TrhA codes for MTLLLPRRIGYSRSETVSDLLVHAIGLGAALLAVPILISRTWSLGGEASALVGVSVYGATLIGMILCSALYNMRHPDAWSPVLRRLDHAAIYLKIAGTYTAFALLSPYPTGWFLVWIWSCAALGVGLRTIAPDRWRGMAIGLYLVMGWSGAVAGGALFGEMSSRVFALILGGGILYTAGFAFFVSPRLRFHRTIWHLFVVVASAVFYTAVATHVAARA; via the coding sequence ATGACACTGTTGCTGCCCCGGCGCATCGGCTACAGCCGCTCCGAGACCGTCTCGGACCTTCTCGTGCACGCGATCGGCTTGGGCGCGGCCCTGCTGGCGGTCCCGATCCTCATCTCGCGGACATGGTCCCTGGGCGGCGAGGCATCGGCCCTCGTGGGCGTGTCGGTCTATGGCGCGACGCTGATTGGGATGATCCTGTGCTCGGCGCTCTACAACATGCGGCATCCGGACGCCTGGAGCCCGGTCCTGCGGCGGCTGGACCATGCCGCGATCTATCTCAAGATCGCGGGCACCTACACGGCCTTCGCGCTTCTCTCGCCCTATCCGACCGGCTGGTTCCTCGTCTGGATCTGGAGCTGCGCGGCCCTGGGCGTCGGACTTCGCACCATCGCGCCGGACCGCTGGCGCGGCATGGCGATCGGGCTCTATCTCGTCATGGGATGGTCGGGCGCCGTCGCGGGCGGCGCGCTCTTTGGCGAGATGTCGTCGCGGGTCTTCGCGCTGATCCTGGGCGGAGGGATCCTCTACACCGCGGGCTTCGCCTTCTTCGTGTCGCCGCGCCTGCGGTTCCACCGCACGATCTGGCATCTCTTCGTCGTCGTCGCGAGCGCCGTCTTCTACACCGCCGTCGCCACGCATGTCGCGGCACGCGCCTGA